The genomic window ttttaaaatttctccatcactattcaaaattactttcaaaacaACTCAAAATGAGAATGGAAAGCTTTTGTGgaatcagttttaattttttaattcataattacatgtggtatatacagtgtgtcacatttaagatgaagacactcaTATTTTCGTTCTTTATAAGAATTTCGATTTGAAATTGTCTAGTCATACATGCTGATGGGACACATtctttaagatacttaaccgaaatctgaactttaaaacTCAGTCAActaacaaattgacaaatagggccgattattaatattttgcctagcgtcagagatggttaaagatatcgaaaaaaaaatacccGTATTAAAAATTCGTCCACACTCataatttgtccagtttttacattccatagcatactagttttaaaactaaaaaataaactagtGTGCTGTGGAATGTagaaactggacaaattgataatttaatagtgttatgtattcatatatttcaataaattttaaatgcgaattttttaatgaaaatcggtatgtggatataaaaaaagattctaggcaactttttctaatagttttttttcggaAGAATCGGCCTTATTGGTCAATTTGTAGAATTTGTTGTAGGTTGGCTTtcaagttcagatttcggttaagtatcttaaaaaatgtattccatcaccctgtatgactgtgataaataacgaaaatatgagagtgtattcatcttaaatgtgacacactgtatatataatttttataccatgcatatatgtaatatgcaaggtatactaagtttagtaccaagtttttataccatgcatatatgtattatGCAAGGtgtacttagtttagtcccaagtttgtaacacttaaaaatattgatactacgcacaaaattttggtataggtgttcatagaatcacctaattagtccatttctggttgccCGTcagtccgtccgcccgtctgtcaactcgataactcaaaaacgaaaaaatgatatcaagctgaaatttgtacagcgtactcaggacttaaaaagtgaggtcgaatccGTAAATGAGAAATATAGATCAATTAGGTCTTgcgtctgtaggacccatcttgtaaaccgttacagctagaacagaagtttaaattgaaaaaatattccttataaaaaaataaccaacttttgtttgaaacattttttcgttaacatcactttttacccgtgaaagcgcaaattttgtagtatgtatcatatgggaatatcagctatatatgtgtgacatgtatgtatgtgtaatgtgacagagtaatcaacactgtctatacatggtatttcaacaattaactcagtcaattgtttgttttcacttgtttttattaaattgtatgcCTTTGTATGTCTATCTAATTTGTgctcttatttataaatattaataaaaatattacccttatttatatgttttatttatttttatttttttattattaattttaattattattgcaacACGAGGCACACCTCGTGTAGCAGTATAATAAAAACGCATCCAAGGTCAATTTTAGTTCAGTATTCCCATTAAAAGTCGTCGTAAtctgtatttaattttgtaggACATGGATTTCTACTTGAAAtgtaactttattttaataaaaaattagctGTAAAACATGTTTGTAATATTGGTACCATCCTGATGTACAATACAAATTTGACGCAAATATTACCTTAAAGAAAACGCGAAAATATAGTTTTCCAAAGTTTTTGAGGTGTTCGgagctttttaaccgacttcaaattgaagaaaggaggaggttctcaattcgactgtatttttattaatttttttatgtttgttacctcataaCTTTCGAGTGGGTGAACCGTTTTAGATGATTCTTcttttattgagaaaatcatataaatgagaaaatcatataagtcttaaatttgcattaagtatgtgcgcgacaaacggacgaataacttaatatcacgcctaccgattttgatgattcttttttaagtgacaaataagttagtgtacttcagattcactaaaactcacaaaataaaaaagccggcttaaaaaaaaccaattaatatgcactaaaaaatataaaaatatcgataatataatacagttacaattattggaatttttggagtcggtgtcagccgaGTTACTGTAGCAAACTGTTCAGTCACAATTGTTTCCTTGGccaacaccgactccaaaaataacaataattttaacttcactttttagtacacaataaaagtttttctatttctCTAAACTAGAGAAACTTGAAGGTTACAAATGAAGATAgtactttattataatttcatagcAAATCTTTTCGATAATACCTATTAAGAGGATGAAAACGAGACTGGaaagaaatttgtatataaGGAATAAATATACAGAGATATATTAACGTTCAatgcttgaaaataaaaaatttgaaatattttggtcaataagagtaaaataaaaatattaaccacAAGCCAAATAGTAGgacatttttactttatttaatccACTGTTAACTATCTCAATAAGTTTAGTATTTACgtaaatatttacgattttagaaatatattcaaaatattgatagaGGAATAATAAACGAATgttgttgtaaattttaatgaagaaaatttgCTGAGCTTATGCAACCTATTCTTTTgtaagttttcttttattgcTCTTTCAATGCGGTATTGGTACACTTTAGCTCGTGTGATTTAtataccagtttttttttttttttgctaaacttgtatattttcaatatatttgttCATGACCTTGTTTGTTTACTTCCTTTGTTttagtggagtatttatacagGAAAAGAGTAATTGTCGgcgaatttttttaactaaagtgCTCCTTCTTCGAGGAAAATGCAAGTACATCCTTTAAAAGACAATGCCGGAATACCAAAGAGTCGGATTGTTAGAATATTTTAAGCGAAAGAATCAGCAAATTAATTTCTTAGTGACATGTCACTCTGTTTCTGCAGAGctacaattttcataattactACATAAAATCCGTTAAAGGTTGATAACTGGTTTTGACagtaattaaagtatttttataaaataaaattaaaaaataaatgtatatatatatatctataaatatataggagactttctatagatatagatagtcactcatcacgatatctctggaactataagacctagagacttgaaatttggcaggaatattccttttgccaagtagaggtcagctaagaacggattttacgaaattccacccacaaggggggttgcgggggtgttcatgaataaaaaattcatatttttcaattatggcttttaatagttcaaaacttgctcagaatgttttaaattacatttagaaatttttttaaccttcggagggtagaaaggtgtagggTAGTAAGgtaacgcaaggaaatgtggagggaggggtgcaagtggggatgttgcccagcaaagcgggtagttcccagctagtatatatatataataaaaaaaactgtatttgcATTAAAGCTTACTGTGGTAGATACCTTCTGTGTACTAAGTATTATTAAACAGtgcttttaacaaatttattatacatatatttcttGTGGGTAGAAGTTAGTTCCCGTactcctcctaaacggatggaccgattttgatgatactTTTTGTGTGTTCAAGTGAATGGTGGTTTAGATTCACCACTcagtccactacaactgtttttgagggtcccgtaacaaaaaattaaatttcattatattacaACTATTAAACcatacattatattacaacttactatgtactatgtatttttaatagtattgaagtattatttattattattcgggTATTGTGAAGAGGTATTTATTAGGGCTGTAtacgagcgcagcgagctccattGTCAAGCCAAAGGCCGAAGGTCATGCCGTGGCCTGTCCAAAGAGATAGGAGTAAAAATTGGGCTTAGCTGGATGAGTTAATCGGGATGAGTTTAGTGGGCAGGCAAAGCATTgaataggtattaatgaattggagctaCGTTCCCACAGGATAACGTCTGTTGGGTCCGCTAGtatatatctaaataaaaaaaataaaaatgcattacatattataaaataaaatttttataaaataattcgaatatttatctaatttttctttaacaactttttgttttggatcgcttaattatattatttaatttatatgtagttaaatcaatttgatttataaattttttttttcacttgataTTAGATAATTGTCTTGTTatgtacaattttctttttcaatgaAACTTGATTCTTTTCTcctatttaataaatcaacagCCTCCGCCATGCATACATTCGTTCCAAATTtctgaaattcataaaaaaattagtagctaagtttttttatattatgtgttAGTGCCAATAATTATTACgaattgcaataaaatataagaattattttgtcaaaaacacGTAAGAAACAtttagatttaataatttaaagaaatagtaTGCTAAACTAAGTGACAACCGAGCCAATATTGACTCACCTAGATAGAGAATGTTGAACATTGGGCAAAGCTTGAAATTAAGACTGGCTTATTCACATCGAATAACTACATCAAGGTTTCAGATATTGACTCAAGCTTGGTTTTCAGTCTTCACTTAAGTTTTAAACTTGGTTCATTAAACTGGTCACGGTTTAGATAAGTGGCGTAAAATCATGGCGTGATTTTTGCACAAGAGCTGGTAAGGCAAGGCTTAGCAAACTAATACTAGTCGAATCTCGATTTCATTTACCAGCTTggcttttttttggaaattttatatacCCCACGAAAATGATGATTTTAGTGAAATAAGGGCAATTGGCCATTTGTTGCACGAAAGTGCTAAAGAAACAGAAAGgtgatttatattatataatacctcATTATATTGCTGCTTAGTTTCAGATGGTCTCTTATCAGAAGTTTTTGGTCTCAAAAATGGTGCTAATAGTAAGGGATCCACgtcttcaattttattaaagccAGTTAAGTAACTTATTATAAAACCCACAGCTACCGTATATATTGTACCAATTGCTGTGTACAATACAAACGTTAATCGATACAAGTAGAATACATTCctgtgaaaaatataaaagttataatttttatttttaaaattggggGCCAATAATAGTTTACGTTTCATCGTCGTCATCCATTCTTGGTGAAGTTGTGGTTAAAGGTTCCGTAATATTAAATGTACAACCATCTGTGTAAATAGGCTTCTCTGGGTAACGCATATTACCCGATGCCAACATTGATTGAGCACCAAAACAAATCCAACCCATAAAAATCAGACCACTTGAACCTGCATACAAGGCCCcctaaaacataatatttcattattaaggCAGTACGAGTCCCAAGGAAAATTTAAACTTGTGGTTGAATTTAAACTTGTGGTTTGGTATAACTTCattaatgtagacgaaaaataaaaataaaatttttcgatatctgactcggttttcaaaatatcgaaaactaaataattaaacaaaatttttcaattttcgatatttggaaaattacttcagatatcgaaacattttattcttatgtttcgtcttatattgccaagttataacataattatcACAACgggctcatacattcttaattagtcggacacaacgggtttatttgttttcaataagttattaaggttttaactttattttaattattattttttttaatttccaccgactagttttggagcaATCTATTAGCACATattatccatctaccgttttcccataagaccaatgttaaatatgcctacttttgaagtcatttatttatttaaatagtcgggcaacccccccccccccttttttttttcagaaatggtttaaacttagtccaacttcatataaaaaaatcaaacctcttattcaaaattgccttggcactcgtacatccttaatcgaTAAATTAAACCATAAAGGTACTCCTTCTGAGACAACGAACATTCGGGAAAGCTCTTGATTGTTCGATGTTCTTTTAGTTGTTATTTTGGCCTTGAAAACTGTTTTGACGTTATCTATCAACGCAATATTATACTGCTGGAGTTTCCTGACTTTTAAGCATTAGTGTAACGAACAGGagtgaaacaaattatttatggcAATTTtagtaattcattttaaaaacttctGCTTTTATTTTACTAGTGTGGTATAAGTAATTAGGTAAGATAGTTTTCGAGATTgaagttttttatattcaaaattggtGTTTTATCGCTTcgctataattatttattgaaactaCTTACCTTTGCATTTACCCATGGAAAAAGGACGCCTAGAATAAATACACCAAGTAAGGGACCAGATGAAATTGAAGACAAAGCTGcgtataactaaaaaaaaactttttcagttACTGAAACAAACAACTTccttatgtaaaaaaaatgtacgtaCTTGTAATATTTGTCCTAATTTTTCAACGATGGCAGCTAATCCAACTGTAAGAACTCCCGAAACAAAAACCACTGTTTTTACAATGATTTGTTCTTGTTTTGGTGTTAAATTCGTAAAAATGGGCTTAAAACAATCTTCTAATAACACAGCTGCCAACGAATTTAAACCACTTGATAAAGAACTAAGTGATGCACTAAAAACACCAGCTAAAAATAATCCAGATGTTCCGgggtaattttttaaagtgtcaaTAACTAACAGTGGTAAAAGTTGATCCTTTGCAGATACAATCTAAAACTCGACATTTCAAaagtaattattgtttttagaaGTTATTACCCCATTGACATTAGAGTACATAGACTGAGCTATATCTTTCCGTACAAAAGGAGGTGTGCCAATATCTGAGAATAGTCAAaagaatatagggacatttattaaaaaaaatgtacattgaatatagggacatttatcaaaaaaacatacattgaatgtcaaattttcatttcacaaaatattttacttacaaaatcgtgatttcactgaactttttcgttttttacttaaaaaaatatttatcacgtatcactttacattttttcttacgaatctacaatggcAAGTATGACAACAACACTTTCTTTTGACATTTCTACTACTCCGCTATGATGGATTTGActtaagcaattacctcagatgttggcatgcttaaaatcgtttgacgctCAGTCTATGTAACTTAATGCTCTAAGGATTACCCTTTTTATGCTAACCTTTGTTGAAACGGGATCACAATTGAAATATGTTGCAAAAATAACTAAGCCTGAATAACAGCATAATCcaataaatgttgttttacaTATCAAAAATAACCATACTGCCCTAAAAAAGTATCGGAAAAGAAAAACCGTTAGGTTATAACCTCATAACTGCCTACAGTCAAAATCGATTATGTCCACATCGCATCATAGTGTTAATAGGAGCTTAATTGGTGGCTTTTCACTAAAATCATGGTTGGGACACAACTTAATATTTTtctgaagaaattttttgttcttagaTTCgtggatattattttttgaaagtattcaTACTTTTGATCCCAGATCAAAATATGGTAAACAAATTCTGAGAATTTGAAACTGTTCTACTGTAATAACATTCATTAGGattcaaaatatgtaattacgGCTACTCACATTTTCGCGTCTTTTAGGGTAGGTAAAGAAACATATCTTTGCAACATTACTTGACTCATAATTCCATCATTCAGGAAAGTTAATGTTCCTCCAAATACCATTGCAGGAAACGTTAATCGTTTAGTTAAACTTAATTCCATACTgaaaataagttataaaaatttacacatttttttataatccagtaaatatgtatgaaaatatggggttgctgtgcaaaaggtcgggtagttttgatttttggatatgttgttagtgttgagcccatgacttaaaatccaagttttccacctcggggtgccaaggcgcgccgcagggcgcgccactttttaatgaaatataaaaaactttaaccattcctaagtgaaatctcgcgaacggtttattttacagaaaatattattttaataaatgaaagggtaataaatttgtgacagtttaagccgaacaccaggtttgtagcgtaaataatggctgaattatagatcttcaaaataaattaactaagatAATTGGGATCAATGATATAGGTTGGTAAACCTGCATTATTAATTGATCAGCTGAGTGTTAGtagtttagtaaaaacaaattaattctattgtcatgttattgtcagatttgttgtttaaaatgatcTGAATGTTCGTGCATGAATGGGGCTCTTGAATGGGGCTGGGTATTTACCAGATTTGGGCTCTCTCCCCTCAAAATGGACAGAGATGCAGCTCCTGAATCCCTTCTTAAAATGATATCTTGCAATTGTAAGAAAGCGTGCAAGAACTCATGTGGTTGCCGTAAAGCTGGTCTTCTCTATGCACCTGTTCTCTAGGAGAATCTTGCGAAAACGTTTCGGAAAAAAATCCGTTTGAGGGGAGCTTTGAAGACGAAGACGATATGCTGGCGTCAATAAATAACTCTAAACATGAAGATATAGGAGAGTTAAATTTTCCACTGGATGAAGAGAACAAGGAGCATCAGGAAGAGCTTGAGCATTTCCATCCTGGCCCATCAAAAATgcgaaaactttaaatagatactgttatcgttatttgtaacaaatacttCCAAAGTGTACTgtattgttttaactaaataggacattcattgataaaaaaatgttaatatataactcctacaaacacacttttcattctttctttcataattttattaatactttcttttattcttttatagcaaataaactaacatacacaattaatttatacggcgtttgatttaaacaattatattgtggaaatatttttaaaaaatcacgattttcacaaatctttgaaaaattggtttattttgaaggtttgtatttcagccattatttacgctacaaacctggtgttgggcttaaactgtcacaaatttattaccctttaatttattaaaataatattttctgtaaaataaaccgttcgcgagatttcacttaggaatggtcaaattttcgatatttcattaaaaagtgccGCGCTCCGCGGCGCGCCTTGGCACcccgaggtggaaaacttggattttaagtcatgggcctaacactaacaacataggaaaaaatcaaaactacccgaccttttgcataccacaatgtattattttactgaactattattttatattaaaataactaaatgcGTGGccgatttaaaatatatctgaCGAAGATTGGACGAATGTTTGgta from Chrysoperla carnea chromosome 2, inChrCarn1.1, whole genome shotgun sequence includes these protein-coding regions:
- the LOC123294218 gene encoding sodium-coupled monocarboxylate transporter 1-like gives rise to the protein MDIPKNVFAWPDYLVFLIMLLICIFIGVYFGFIRVSKNVQDYLIGDNDMTLWPVAISLVVSNISGIAFLGYPTEMYTFGIQYLYIQTSGIFIGLISNYIFIPVFMELRLTSTYEYLERRFDKSLRRLGSVLFVVSLIIWLPIVIYVPALALNHVTGINTHIITPVVCAVCIFYTCVGGIRAVVWTDFLQAFLMVSSVILVVAKATWEVGGLGTIIERNGASGRLEYPDMELSLTKRLTFPAMVFGGTLTFLNDGIMSQVMLQRYVSLPTLKDAKMAVWLFLICKTTFIGLCCYSGLVIFATYFNCDPVSTKIVSAKDQLLPLLVIDTLKNYPGTSGLFLAGVFSASLSSLSSGLNSLAAVLLEDCFKPIFTNLTPKQEQIIVKTVVFVSGVLTVGLAAIVEKLGQILQLYAALSSISSGPLLGVFILGVLFPWVNAKGALYAGSSGLIFMGWICFGAQSMLASGNMRYPEKPIYTDGCTFNITEPLTTTSPRMDDDDETNVFYLYRLTFVLYTAIGTIYTVAVGFIISYLTGFNKIEDVDPLLLAPFLRPKTSDKRPSETKQQYNEKFGTNVCMAEAVDLLNRRKESSFIEKENCT